The Methanococcoides methylutens MM1 genome has a window encoding:
- a CDS encoding fasciclin domain-containing protein, translated as MSETKTIVQKAIEMGEFTTLVDAAKKLGLDKKFDSDGPYTIFAPMEKAFEPIPDSVIDEAFDDPDYLMDVINNHIVKGKYLISDLMEIGSLTALNDKKLEISKDGDVKINGIPIEKEDIECSNGVIHAIADILIP; from the coding sequence ATGAGTGAAACAAAGACCATCGTACAAAAAGCAATCGAAATGGGCGAGTTTACAACACTGGTAGATGCAGCTAAAAAATTAGGCCTTGACAAGAAGTTCGACAGTGACGGACCATATACAATATTCGCACCTATGGAAAAGGCATTCGAACCAATACCCGATAGTGTGATAGATGAAGCTTTTGATGACCCTGATTACCTCATGGATGTCATAAACAACCATATCGTAAAAGGAAAATACCTGATCTCAGACCTCATGGAAATTGGCTCATTGACCGCACTCAATGACAAGAAATTGGAAATTTCAAAAGATGGTGACGTAAAGATCAACGGGATCCCCATCGAAAAAGAAGATATCGAGTGCAGCAATGGTGTAATTCATGCCATTGCAGATATACTGATACCATAA
- a CDS encoding KH domain-containing protein, with translation MTHIKVPQDRIGAIIGPKGSVKKMIEEKSTSELKIDSESGTIEIVPGDDPVGAMRAADVIQAIGRGFNPEKAYSFFDNDMLMLEIIDLSHAASTPKELLRLKGRIIGKGGKTREIAESLIGVKISVYGKTVSIIGDPEQVIIIRTAMEMLIDGANHGSVYSFLEKKKQDLMRAQLDSY, from the coding sequence ATGACCCACATCAAAGTACCCCAGGACAGGATTGGAGCGATCATTGGCCCAAAAGGCAGTGTTAAAAAGATGATCGAAGAAAAGTCAACTTCTGAATTAAAAATTGACAGTGAAAGCGGAACCATCGAGATTGTACCCGGAGACGACCCAGTAGGAGCTATGAGAGCAGCCGATGTCATACAGGCCATCGGAAGAGGCTTCAATCCTGAAAAGGCATACAGCTTCTTTGACAATGACATGCTGATGCTCGAAATAATTGACCTATCCCATGCAGCATCCACTCCAAAAGAGTTGCTGCGCCTCAAAGGAAGGATCATCGGCAAAGGTGGAAAAACCAGAGAAATCGCAGAAAGCCTCATCGGCGTAAAGATATCAGTCTACGGGAAAACAGTAAGCATCATCGGAGACCCTGAACAAGTAATCATAATCAGGACCGCAATGGAAATGCTAATCGACGGTGCGAACCACGGTTCAGTATATAGCTTCCTCGAAAAGAAGAAGCAAGACCTTATGCGAGCACAACTTGATTCATATTGA
- the tgtA gene encoding tRNA guanosine(15) transglycosylase TgtA has protein sequence MSSIFEITQKDAAGRIGKLKTPHGVVETPTVMPVINPNLQAIKPSEMRSFGAQMLITNSYIISRKEELREKAMKEGLHALLDFDGPIMTDSGSFQLSVYGDIEVTNEQIIEFQKTIGSDIGVPLDIPTPPDVPRSRAESELETTLERLIEARGMVNDEMLLAGPVQGSTYPDLRQKAAESLREHKFDVYPLGAVVPLMETYRYADLVDVIVSSKKGLDPTVPVHLFGAGHPMMFALAVALGCDLFDSAAYALYAKDRRYITANGTYHIDNLSYLPCSCPICVSHTAEEMKKADNCKELLARHNLYVTFEEMRLVKQSIKEGNLLELVEQRCRTHPRMLEALKRMYSYSDWIEEHDPASKSTFFYCGPESAQRPEVLRFSNKLDRFTITGSAIIRPASKKEFKNYDNDLVFKAPFGAFPAELIEVYPFNAEVISTPDVESLGKALENTIALIELNPDAKFTFIKEEGLEHPLFEKLGKIAEIKE, from the coding sequence ATGTCATCGATATTCGAGATTACCCAAAAAGACGCTGCAGGACGTATCGGGAAACTGAAAACACCTCATGGTGTTGTGGAAACTCCTACAGTCATGCCTGTAATAAACCCGAACCTTCAGGCCATCAAACCTTCCGAGATGAGAAGCTTTGGTGCCCAGATGCTTATTACAAATTCATATATCATATCACGCAAGGAAGAGCTTCGCGAAAAAGCAATGAAGGAAGGTCTTCATGCACTTCTTGATTTTGACGGTCCAATCATGACAGATTCCGGTTCATTCCAGCTTTCTGTCTATGGTGATATAGAAGTGACCAATGAGCAGATAATCGAGTTCCAGAAGACCATCGGTTCCGACATCGGTGTGCCGCTTGATATACCCACTCCACCGGATGTTCCACGCAGTCGAGCGGAATCTGAATTAGAAACAACCCTTGAGCGCCTGATCGAAGCACGAGGGATGGTAAATGATGAGATGCTTCTGGCAGGGCCGGTACAGGGTTCTACATATCCTGACCTGCGCCAGAAGGCCGCAGAGTCTCTCCGGGAACACAAGTTCGATGTATATCCTCTTGGTGCAGTGGTTCCATTGATGGAGACCTACAGGTATGCTGATCTTGTGGATGTGATCGTATCATCAAAGAAGGGCCTGGACCCGACCGTGCCTGTACACCTGTTCGGTGCCGGACACCCGATGATGTTCGCACTTGCAGTAGCACTTGGTTGTGATCTGTTCGATTCTGCTGCTTATGCATTGTATGCCAAGGACAGGCGTTACATTACTGCTAACGGTACATATCATATTGATAACCTGAGCTATCTCCCATGCTCCTGTCCGATATGCGTATCCCATACGGCAGAAGAGATGAAGAAAGCTGATAATTGCAAAGAACTTCTTGCAAGACACAATCTCTATGTTACATTTGAGGAAATGCGCCTTGTCAAGCAGTCCATCAAGGAAGGCAATCTTTTGGAGCTTGTGGAGCAGAGGTGCCGCACTCACCCGAGGATGCTGGAAGCCCTTAAAAGGATGTATTCATATTCCGACTGGATAGAGGAACATGATCCTGCATCAAAGTCCACATTCTTCTATTGTGGTCCGGAGTCTGCACAGAGGCCGGAAGTGCTTCGCTTTTCCAATAAACTTGACCGTTTCACAATAACAGGTTCAGCCATCATCAGGCCGGCCTCAAAGAAAGAGTTCAAGAACTATGATAACGACCTTGTATTCAAGGCTCCATTTGGTGCATTCCCGGCTGAGCTTATTGAAGTATATCCTTTCAATGCAGAAGTAATCAGCACACCGGATGTGGAATCTCTTGGGAAGGCCCTTGAGAACACGATCGCTCTTATTGAGCTAAACCCAGATGCAAAGTTCACATTTATCAAGGAAGAAGGACTTGAACATCCACTGTTCGAAAAGCTTGGAAAGATCGCAGAGATCAAAGAGTGA
- a CDS encoding putative zinc-binding protein produces the protein MADEIKCACDSTNVALFSCSGASNVGQLSNQLAIELTEKGVGKMMCAVGIGGQVPGLLRSAEGCDRVIAIDGCPLNCTKKTLELAGIGIDRHILITDLGIKKNKDLRVKGSETSDLLEKVSDILAN, from the coding sequence ATGGCAGACGAAATCAAATGTGCTTGTGATTCCACCAACGTGGCATTATTCTCATGCTCCGGCGCTTCCAACGTCGGGCAGCTTTCCAATCAGCTTGCGATCGAACTAACTGAAAAAGGAGTTGGTAAGATGATGTGTGCTGTAGGCATCGGGGGTCAGGTCCCCGGTCTTCTCAGATCTGCAGAGGGCTGTGATCGCGTAATAGCTATTGATGGCTGTCCTCTCAACTGTACAAAGAAGACCCTTGAACTTGCAGGAATTGGAATTGATCGTCACATTCTGATAACCGATCTTGGAATAAAGAAGAACAAGGATCTGAGGGTTAAGGGGTCAGAAACTTCTGATTTACTTGAGAAGGTCTCAGATATTCTGGCAAATTAA
- a CDS encoding cell wall metabolism sensor histidine kinase WalK — MVFQSGEFDLSSPKYASDILVEGDVHGKFEVYFQEGLDSDEILSCLNEEQDVIDCISDFLGSFAEQILVEKDLDIFRTLADTAKYGVAVVDLDGTLLYLNEAFATMHGYSPEEIPGGDFLMFCDDDQVPRLKYLLDMVLAEGHFKQEEVWNMRKNGSIFPAMVDCNVIFDKDNVPSQLSIMIHDISETKNAEECLKRAQALEDAANCSKSEFLANVSHELRTPLNSVIGFSEILLDGRCGDLNDIQRRYLQNVSKNGNHLSEIINDILEISMIEAGKEEVTFEMFGMVPVIMEVKDSIMHSILEKDVSFSYDLDPDLPQINADKAKFRHIIYNLLSNAVKFTSEGGTVTIDAVTLGDMVHITIKDDGIGIPKEQLPHLYDKFYQVDGSTKRLYSGTGLGLALTKKLVGLHEGQMWVESEQGKGTKVHVMLPL; from the coding sequence ATGGTTTTCCAGTCAGGGGAGTTTGACCTTTCGTCTCCGAAATATGCTTCTGATATACTCGTTGAGGGGGATGTCCATGGTAAGTTTGAGGTTTATTTTCAGGAAGGGCTCGATAGTGACGAAATTCTCTCTTGTCTGAATGAAGAGCAGGATGTCATCGACTGCATTTCAGATTTCCTTGGAAGTTTTGCCGAACAAATACTTGTGGAAAAGGACCTGGATATTTTCAGAACTCTTGCTGATACTGCAAAATATGGGGTCGCAGTAGTGGATCTGGATGGAACTCTTCTTTATCTTAATGAGGCTTTTGCAACAATGCATGGATATTCTCCGGAAGAGATTCCTGGTGGGGACTTCCTTATGTTCTGTGACGATGATCAGGTTCCTCGATTGAAATATTTGCTTGACATGGTACTTGCAGAAGGTCATTTCAAACAGGAAGAGGTTTGGAATATGAGGAAGAATGGCAGTATTTTCCCTGCTATGGTTGATTGTAATGTTATCTTTGACAAGGACAATGTACCCTCTCAGCTTTCTATAATGATTCATGATATCAGTGAAACAAAGAATGCTGAAGAATGTCTTAAACGCGCACAGGCTCTTGAGGATGCTGCTAATTGTTCCAAGAGTGAGTTCCTTGCGAATGTAAGTCATGAACTCAGAACTCCTCTTAATTCAGTTATAGGGTTTTCGGAGATCCTGCTTGATGGCAGGTGCGGGGATCTCAATGATATTCAGCGAAGATATCTGCAGAATGTTTCCAAGAACGGCAATCACCTCTCTGAGATCATAAATGATATTCTTGAGATATCGATGATAGAAGCAGGTAAAGAGGAAGTGACGTTCGAAATGTTTGGTATGGTTCCTGTTATCATGGAGGTAAAAGATTCTATTATGCATTCTATTCTGGAAAAGGATGTGTCATTTTCTTATGATCTGGATCCAGATCTTCCACAGATAAATGCCGACAAGGCAAAGTTCAGGCATATAATTTACAACCTATTATCAAATGCTGTAAAATTCACTTCAGAGGGAGGAACTGTCACCATTGATGCCGTAACGCTTGGTGATATGGTGCATATCACCATTAAGGATGATGGCATTGGTATCCCAAAGGAGCAATTACCTCATCTTTATGATAAGTTCTATCAGGTAGATGGTTCTACAAAGAGGCTTTATAGTGGCACCGGCCTGGGGCTTGCGCTCACGAAGAAACTTGTAGGTCTGCATGAAGGGCAGATGTGGGTAGAAAGTGAACAGGGGAAGGGCACCAAGGTTCATGTGATGCTTCCACTTTAA
- a CDS encoding metallophosphoesterase: MKLLIISDIHGNKAALDAVLSVPHDEVICLGDLVDYGPDPAECIELIKKEDIPVIKGNHDNAVASRVDCGCGYKYKHLSTATREYTWDQLDDSHMEFLRGLTMYIEKDLADKKMYFAHGSPRSMYEYIKPDTPEDEVLEMIEGLEADFIVVGHSHLPFVRHVGDVTIINPGSVGQPRDGDIRASCAVFDTDNYSVEIIRCEYDLETMCQRIRGSMPHADELIEILKRGF, encoded by the coding sequence ATGAAGTTACTGATAATATCAGACATTCATGGGAACAAAGCTGCTCTTGATGCCGTACTTTCCGTACCCCATGATGAAGTGATCTGTCTTGGTGATCTTGTGGACTACGGTCCTGATCCGGCAGAATGCATCGAGCTCATAAAAAAAGAGGATATCCCTGTGATCAAAGGTAATCACGACAATGCTGTGGCTTCAAGAGTTGACTGTGGATGTGGTTACAAGTACAAGCACCTTTCAACAGCTACCAGGGAATATACGTGGGACCAACTTGATGATTCCCACATGGAATTTCTCAGAGGTCTGACGATGTATATTGAAAAAGACCTTGCTGATAAAAAGATGTATTTTGCCCACGGTAGTCCAAGATCAATGTACGAATATATCAAGCCCGATACTCCTGAAGATGAAGTTCTTGAGATGATCGAAGGTTTGGAAGCAGACTTCATAGTCGTTGGTCATTCCCACCTACCTTTTGTCAGGCATGTTGGGGATGTTACAATAATAAATCCCGGATCTGTCGGACAGCCCCGGGATGGAGATATACGTGCAAGTTGTGCTGTTTTCGATACTGATAACTATTCTGTAGAAATCATCAGGTGTGAATATGACTTGGAAACGATGTGCCAGCGGATACGGGGGAGCATGCCCCATGCTGATGAACTTATTGAGATCCTGAAAAGAGGTTTCTGA
- the eif1A gene encoding translation initiation factor eIF-1A → MHKRCDILYKFERGIKLYKKNSGKNNAAPQQVTRVRTPRKENGEILATVENLLGANRLRLRCMDGVVRMGRIPGSMKKRTWIREGDIVIAVPWDFQDTKADVIWKYTRPQVNWLERKGFLKG, encoded by the coding sequence ATGCATAAAAGGTGCGATATATTGTATAAATTTGAAAGAGGAATCAAACTGTACAAAAAGAACTCCGGAAAGAACAATGCTGCACCTCAGCAAGTAACACGTGTAAGAACACCGCGGAAAGAGAACGGAGAGATCCTTGCAACCGTAGAGAACCTTCTGGGTGCAAACAGACTAAGACTGCGGTGCATGGACGGTGTCGTCCGCATGGGACGCATTCCCGGATCTATGAAAAAGAGAACCTGGATACGCGAAGGAGATATTGTTATTGCAGTACCATGGGATTTTCAGGATACAAAAGCAGATGTCATCTGGAAATATACCCGCCCACAGGTAAACTGGCTTGAACGCAAAGGTTTCCTCAAAGGATAA
- a CDS encoding permease — protein sequence MSTDYFIFLMNAGLQSVQEYLALHVLLCLVPAFFLAGAIASLFSKESVLKFFGADAPKYVSYSVAAASGCLLAVCSCTVLPLFAGIYKRGAGIGPATTFLFSAPAINILAIVYTAKILGYDLGVARAVVAVSLSIVVGLTMAAMFERGKVERKKIATFGEEKHRNSAYLFILLLGILVVPEIFGSWLLMISILIPLIAITVYFSFKWFTREELSEWMGETWFLIKQITPLLLIGVFFAGIIVEVLPSEYVARFVGGDSVSSYLIAATSAALMYFSTLTEVPIISALTVLGMGRGPALSMLLAGPALSLPNMIVISRIMGAKRGASYIMLVVVIATLAGLGFGYLIG from the coding sequence ATGTCAACTGATTACTTCATATTTCTTATGAATGCTGGACTGCAATCAGTCCAGGAATACCTTGCACTACACGTGCTGTTGTGTCTGGTGCCTGCATTTTTCCTTGCAGGCGCAATAGCTTCGCTATTCTCAAAGGAATCAGTGTTGAAGTTCTTTGGAGCAGATGCACCAAAGTATGTCTCATACTCGGTAGCTGCAGCATCCGGATGTCTTCTTGCTGTTTGCAGTTGTACCGTTCTACCGCTGTTTGCAGGTATCTATAAAAGAGGTGCAGGGATTGGCCCTGCAACAACATTCCTCTTCTCCGCACCTGCCATAAACATACTTGCAATCGTCTACACTGCTAAGATCCTTGGATATGACCTTGGTGTGGCAAGAGCTGTGGTTGCAGTTTCACTATCCATTGTAGTCGGTCTGACCATGGCCGCAATGTTTGAAAGAGGCAAGGTCGAGAGAAAGAAGATCGCTACTTTTGGGGAAGAAAAGCACAGGAACAGTGCTTACCTGTTCATTCTGTTACTGGGAATCCTTGTTGTCCCGGAAATATTCGGTTCATGGTTGTTGATGATATCCATACTAATTCCATTGATAGCTATTACTGTGTACTTCTCGTTCAAATGGTTCACACGTGAGGAACTTTCAGAGTGGATGGGTGAGACATGGTTCCTTATAAAACAGATCACACCTTTGCTCCTGATCGGTGTGTTCTTTGCAGGTATCATTGTGGAGGTACTTCCTTCAGAATATGTTGCCAGGTTCGTAGGTGGTGACTCGGTCTCATCTTACCTGATAGCAGCGACCTCAGCAGCCTTAATGTACTTTTCAACACTTACCGAGGTTCCTATTATCAGTGCTCTCACAGTTCTTGGTATGGGAAGAGGTCCTGCTCTCTCAATGTTACTGGCAGGTCCTGCACTGAGTCTACCGAACATGATCGTAATCAGCAGGATCATGGGCGCTAAAAGAGGTGCTTCCTACATAATGCTGGTAGTTGTAATTGCTACACTGGCAGGACTTGGATTTGGTTATCTTATTGGCTGA
- a CDS encoding serine protein kinase RIO, whose translation MKKKLEGKIKRLDNDVDKLRVRRKDSDTLKVIENVFDNATLKALYTLSNKGIVEALGGSISTGKEANVFLANGENEEDIAVKIYRISSSTFRSMEDYILGDPRFSNVRHNKRDIIFAWTKKEFRNLMRAKAAGIRVPEPIITERNILIMEFMGENGNPYPLLKETRLEEEEGQRIFETIIEDIHKLYKEANLVHGDLSEYNILIDPEDITPIIIDMGQSVTLEHPRADQFLRRDIENLLRYFKRYKIDASPQSIYERIKSTEPDN comes from the coding sequence ATGAAAAAAAAACTAGAAGGCAAAATAAAGCGTCTTGACAATGATGTCGATAAATTACGAGTTCGACGCAAAGACAGTGATACACTCAAAGTTATCGAGAACGTATTTGATAATGCCACTTTGAAAGCACTCTATACCCTTTCCAATAAAGGAATAGTTGAAGCCCTTGGCGGCTCCATAAGTACGGGAAAGGAAGCAAACGTGTTCCTCGCCAATGGTGAGAACGAAGAGGATATCGCAGTAAAGATCTACAGGATATCTTCAAGCACTTTCAGATCAATGGAAGATTACATCCTCGGAGACCCACGTTTCAGTAATGTACGCCACAACAAAAGGGACATAATCTTTGCATGGACAAAAAAAGAGTTCAGAAACCTTATGCGTGCAAAGGCTGCTGGAATTCGCGTACCAGAACCCATCATAACTGAGAGGAACATCCTGATAATGGAATTCATGGGCGAGAATGGAAACCCTTACCCCCTGCTCAAAGAAACAAGACTGGAAGAGGAAGAAGGACAGAGGATCTTCGAAACAATAATAGAGGACATTCATAAGCTTTACAAAGAAGCAAACCTCGTCCATGGCGACCTGAGCGAATATAATATACTTATCGATCCAGAAGACATAACACCCATTATTATCGATATGGGACAATCTGTGACTCTGGAGCACCCGCGCGCAGACCAGTTCCTGAGGCGAGACATAGAGAACCTGCTCAGGTACTTTAAGCGATACAAGATCGATGCGTCACCTCAAAGCATCTACGAAAGGATAAAGAGCACAGAACCGGATAACTAA
- the arsB gene encoding ACR3 family arsenite efflux transporter, translating into MAEENKLGFFEKYLTVWIFACIVIGIALGKLFPQIAGTLDSMQVYEVSIPIAICLFFMIYPIMVQIDFKQVVKAGKTPKPVLTTLVINWVVKPFTMLFFAWLFMANIFAPYLTELQISQYIAGMILLGVAPCTAMVLVWGYLAKGNQGHTLVMVAINSLVMLFLYAPLARILLGISDIVVPWETILLSVSMYVGVPLVAGYFSRNYLLENKGKDWFENRFSPVMHNIAITALLVTLVALFSLQGDVILDMPLVIAMIAVPLLVQVFFIFFLGYGIAKAIGISYEDAAPTALIGASNHFEVAIAVAAMLFGINSGAALATVVGVLIEVPVMLGLVSICLRTKKFFKREA; encoded by the coding sequence ATGGCTGAAGAAAACAAACTGGGGTTTTTTGAGAAATACCTGACCGTATGGATCTTTGCATGCATAGTCATTGGTATTGCTCTTGGCAAGCTTTTCCCACAGATAGCCGGGACACTGGATTCGATGCAGGTATATGAGGTTTCGATTCCTATTGCTATCTGTCTTTTCTTTATGATCTATCCGATCATGGTCCAGATAGATTTCAAACAGGTAGTAAAAGCAGGGAAGACCCCTAAGCCTGTACTTACGACACTGGTCATCAACTGGGTTGTAAAACCCTTTACCATGCTCTTCTTTGCATGGCTGTTCATGGCAAATATATTTGCTCCTTATCTCACAGAGCTCCAGATCTCACAATATATAGCCGGGATGATCCTTCTTGGAGTTGCTCCCTGTACTGCAATGGTGCTTGTATGGGGATATCTTGCCAAAGGCAATCAGGGTCATACTCTGGTAATGGTTGCGATCAATTCCCTTGTCATGCTTTTCCTTTACGCTCCACTTGCAAGAATTCTGCTTGGAATAAGTGATATCGTAGTTCCCTGGGAAACAATACTACTTTCTGTAAGTATGTATGTGGGTGTACCTCTTGTTGCCGGATATTTCTCACGTAACTATCTGCTGGAAAACAAAGGTAAGGACTGGTTTGAGAACCGGTTTTCCCCTGTCATGCACAATATTGCTATAACTGCACTGCTGGTTACACTGGTAGCCCTGTTCTCGCTTCAGGGAGATGTTATCCTTGATATGCCTCTTGTGATTGCGATGATTGCAGTACCTCTTCTTGTGCAGGTGTTCTTCATATTCTTCCTTGGATATGGTATTGCAAAGGCCATTGGGATATCCTATGAAGATGCAGCACCAACAGCTCTGATCGGTGCATCTAATCACTTCGAGGTGGCAATAGCAGTGGCTGCAATGCTGTTCGGTATCAATTCAGGTGCAGCTCTTGCAACAGTTGTCGGAGTTCTTATAGAAGTTCCTGTGATGCTCGGGCTTGTGAGCATATGCCTGAGGACAAAGAAGTTTTTCAAACGGGAGGCTTAA
- a CDS encoding thioredoxin family protein, whose amino-acid sequence MKIEVLGSGCAKCNKVKEIVEKVVNEAGIDAEIVKVEDIDKILDYGVMVTPGLVIDGDVKIAGKIPSEDKVKEWLTQ is encoded by the coding sequence ATGAAAATAGAAGTACTAGGTTCAGGTTGCGCCAAATGCAACAAGGTAAAAGAGATCGTGGAAAAGGTAGTAAACGAAGCAGGCATTGATGCCGAGATTGTAAAGGTTGAGGACATCGATAAGATACTTGACTATGGTGTAATGGTCACGCCGGGGCTTGTGATCGATGGCGATGTCAAGATCGCAGGTAAGATCCCTTCCGAAGATAAAGTAAAGGAATGGCTGACCCAGTAA